The Aedes albopictus strain Foshan chromosome 1, AalbF5, whole genome shotgun sequence genomic interval GTAAGTAGAAATctttagatttctgaaggatttaacTACGTTTATTTCGCACTTTCCATCACCCGACAGACGGCTCCACCCTGGGGAAAATGGCAAAACGCGGTGCCCAGTCGGATCTGAACCACGACAACTGGAACGCCGAGGAGGAACCGGAGGAGGCCGGCAAGTTCGCCCAGGCCTCGGAGGATGAACTGAAGAAGCGCGTCATTAAAACGGCTCGCCGTCGCGTGACGGGAGCGGATTCGGCCGGTGCAGGCAGCAGCGCCACCAGTTCGGTGTTCAGCGGATTCAAGGGATTCGGCGCGGTGACATCTACTCCGGCCGCACCGAAGTCCACCACGGACGGTGCCAGtccgttttcgtttttgagtaaCATTAGCAAGCCGACGAATGGAACGGCGGCGGCGGCCGCGACGGCGACTGGGGGTTCGATTTCCAGTGCAACCACTTCGGCGCTAGGCGCCAGCATCTTCGCCGCGACCGATCCCAGCAAGAAACCGTTTTCCGGGTTTGGAAGTCCGCCGAaggtggcgacgacgacgactgcgCCGGTTGTGTCAGCGGCCGAGAAGAAGGAAGATGCTGGTAAAGCAGATGATTATGTGGACAGCATCAAAGCTTTGAATCAGTCTGTGGCCACCTGGATTTCGGATAAGGTGAAAGAGAATCCGCTCTGCAAGTTGACTCCAATTTTCAAAGATTACGAGAAGTACTTGAGCGAAATCGAGGCAAATAAAGGCAAGGGTGAGAGTAAGGAATCGCCAGCTCCGGCAGCTGCTAAGTCCACCGGATTTTCGTTCGGAAGCGTGTCTCCGGCTGCGGCTCCAGCAGCAGCGCCAGCCAAGACCTTCAGCTTCGGAATAGGTGCTTCCACCGCTCCCGCAACGGGAACAGGATTCACATTCGCCAATGTGAAACCACCGGCACCGGAACAAAAGTCGGACGACAAAGAGGAGGCCGAAGCCGACGAGGACGAACCTCCAAAGGTCGAATTCACTCCAGTCGAGGAGAAGGACAGTCTCTACTCCAAGCGGTGCAAACTGTTCGTCAAGGCGGACGGCAGTTTCAGTGACCGCGGCGTCGGCACCGTTCACATCAAGAAGGTTGACTCTAAGGTACAGGTGCTGGTCCGTGCGGACACCAATCTGGGCAACATTCTGCTCAACATCATCCTGAACGAATCGGTTCCGCTGCAACGGATGGGCAagaacaatgtgatgatgatttgCTTGCCAACGCCCGATTCGAAGCCACCGCCGACGTCGGTGCTGCTGCGGGTCAAGACGGCCGAGGAGGCGGACGAGCTGTTCGAGACGCTCAAGAAGCACAAACCTACTTAGATGAAAAGTGAATTGAAACAAAATGCGTGTATTCCTGAATTAGTAAATAAATTATGACTTAATTGATAGTTAAGGAAAAAAACATGTTAACTGAATTTGGTCTAGTGGTGACTCTTCTGAGTTAGTATGCAATGTTTGCATTGGTAGCCCACCTGTATATTCtcagggtgtcgactacctggaaaaacctcgaaagtcagggaatttatttctggatctggaaagtcagggaatttggttgatggtcagggaaatttttcacgataatggatcattgaagccgacttttccgctactcaccacatcaaaacaaaagcgccaccgtatatggacggtaacacagtgacagcagtcgagttacgtcaaacacacaaggctacggtggcgctatctgttcatttcatagcggccgttttcgTTATTTTAGTGGTCCATTAGTAAACTATGCATTAGATCTTATACATGCTCCTACAATTATGAAATTAGAAAACCATTTCTTTAAACTGTTAAATCCATGATTCCGCTTTACAATTTATGATCCTAATAAGTACTTAATCCTGAATTGGATGAATAACCCATAGAAGCTTAAAATCcatggtaataaacaaacaaacttaATCCTGAGTTCAGTATTATTCAGTTGAGGTACTGCTTTTCTAAATTTTATCATTCTTTGGTGATATTGTTGTGAGATACTTCACAATGATTCCTGCATTGATGGATTAATAATGACATTTTATCGAATTCAATCCTCTGATGCCCGGAAATTCGTTATACAGACattctggtgattttttttttgtttaatttatagtAATATTCACGGCAGAATCTTCCCATGAGGATTGCCTATTTCTTTCTAGATCTACGCTCCCACTATAATTTGACTGCCtctagtgttctttaagcacttctaaAGGCAATTAAAGCCTTGATCACAAGAGAACTGGAGACCCAAGTTACTCCACACGGTTATTTTTAGCATTATAGTTAGTTTATTTCTAATTAACTTCCGGTGATATCTAAAccctaaaaaaatctaaaatattttatgcttattttacaataaaaaatacgAATTCCTTGACCCCTTCAAAAGATACCTGgtaaattcctggtgggattcgtGATAAATTCTTAGATTATAGTAGATTGAAAGCTTTGGTAACATTCTACACCTTTTAAGAAGCTGCGTTATTTAGACAGTATTTCCTTTAAGATTCATAACAGTTTTCTGCCGTGTTATCGACCAGGCAGCTATGGAAAATTTATGCAAATTTAAAATTTGGttgaactcttgaagaatttcttgacgaaTACATCTGATATCAACTATGCGTACCAGatagcaggcttgacagaaactccctcgcgagaaaatgaggaagcgattttggcgattttctgaggagtgaaaataaaactcagaaatcacaacgcaaatcctcaacagcaccgagcgtgagcttgccgcgcagccagggtggccagatggttttcttcgaaatcggtagattttctaaataaaaatcGGTAGTTATCGGTAGGCTTGAAAAATTGGCTTGTAATGGAATTCTTAAATAAGTTAGACATATTTAGTTGAAACAGAATCGACTTGATTAATATTTAAGAATATAGATACCTATGGAGCATGAAATTCGAATAGTGATTTAAAATCATGGAAAATATTGAACTAACATTATACTAAGTACTGAAATAATGcaggtcatcaacaatgtattcTACCGTCATatagacttatccaccgatgaatcaaattcatcgcggtccgagaattttgacactagagcggggtctgttccaatcagaatcatcCAATCCAATatagacttatccaccgatgaatcaaattcatcgcggtccgagaattttgacactagagcggggtctgttccaatcagaatcatccaattctgattggaacggccccgctctagtgtcaaaattctcggaccgcgatgaattcggttcatcggtggataagtccatttccAGAGATAACTCCAGACttctattgggattctaacaggtattcctactgggattccatcaggattttatgCTGAGATTTCTTGGGATCCTTTTTTCGAAAGGTTcctattgggattcctccaggaatttatccaacagTATTCCTTACGGAAAtccttatgaaaatatttttggtatttctcaaaaaatgccttttgagattcctcaggaatttttgataagttaacaccaggaatttctgtgtagttttctgcataaatttctaaTAATGGGATTCcttttttaacccttcaggacgcgcgtcctCAAAGGTtaagattcatccagtaatttttgattctatgagaaattcttccaggaattcatctaaggatttccCTAGATATTTTTGtcgacatttcttcagggattcggtttccaaagggattcctccagaaatgtatctagagttttatttagagattcctccaggcattgctccaagcctttttcatgaactccttcaagaatttttagttTTATTCCTTCAAGATTTGCGGTATTCATCCaggttcatctaggaatttctgtggagatagtccttccaggattccgtcagaaattcctcttcaaaATTTTCGATGTAATCcttcttcctgtgatttcttcaaggattcttccaggaatttcctgctgttttacctgctgagattccttaagcACTTTCTGCTCTTGAaatgtctccaggatttccttcatatATTCTGTACACAACTGTCAAGTGAGTgtactggaaaaatttttgatgttatgctatAAGAAAATCCTCTAGTTATTTATTATAATAGGTTTTAACAGTAGTAtgcacgattttttttatttgaaacagGCAAAATTCCTAACAGATATTATTTCAATATCTCCTTTTTTAATAAGAGAGAATTGATTTACAATTTATTGGAAGAACTCATAaagcaatttctcaagaaaattgtaattgtaattgtaattgtaatttattatcatAAACGTAAGCCTGGCGGTATAACCATTAATCAGGTCAAGGAAATTACTGTTTAGTATTTTACAAACATTTCGAAAAATAATAACTATTACTAAGGAGGTAAGCAAGATTGACTATCCATATGGGTTTAAAGTTTTTCGATTCCGTTGTACTCCAAGAAATAACTAAGAGATGTCATTGAGAATTAGACGAACTTCTTCAAAGCTAATTTTAAACTGCTTCAGAAATGACGCCAaaggtttattttttatttgcctGCTGTTACTATATATTTATGTAGTAACAGCaggcaaataaaaaataaaccttTGGCGTCATTTCTGAAGCAGTTTAAAATTAGCTTTGAAGAAGTTCGTCTAATTCTCAATGACATCTCTTAGTTATTTCTTGGAGTACAACGGAATCGAAAAACTTTAAACCcatattttcttgagaaattgctttatgagttcttccaataaattgtaaatcaatagggtcctaaaattaaagacgaaatctcgcttatattgaataatacgatcaagcatggtattctaatcggaattgtactttactcgaacttgagaagcaaaggaataatgagaaaattcgaaataagtaaaatggtaaatagttctactttgacacttgaggtcaaccttgtgtgacggagctcgacatttttcgcactgggaattcaaaaatgttcctatctgacatacacgatgaaaaaaatatcacttaaagtatgtgttataagctagggacgagacaaaagactaaaaaaataaaaattatatattttcaactacggttaataaaaacgtcaaaaaatgagtaaatatgtactcttgtaccatatattgtggtttaaaaccaGAATCCaaataggactttaggagcctattctctCTTATTAAAAAAGGAGATATTGAAATAATATCTGTTAGGAATTTTGcctgttttaaataaaaaaaaatcgtgcatACTACTGTTAAAACCTATTATAATAAATAACTAGAGGATTTTCTTatagcataacatcaaaaatttttccagtacACTCACTTGACAGTTGTGTACAGAATatatgaaggaaatcctggagacattTCAAGAGCAGAAAGTgcttaaggaatctcagcaggtaaaacagcaggaaattcctggaagaatccttgaagaaatcacaggaagaagGATTACATCGAAAATtttgaagaggaatttctgacggaatcctggaaggactatctccacagaaattcctagatgaacctGGATGAATACCGCAAATCTTGAAGGAATAAaactaaaaattcttgaaggagttcatgaaaaaggcttggagcaatgcctggaggaatctctaaataaaactctagatacatttctggaggaatccctttggaaaccgaatccctgaagaaatgtcgacaaaaatctctagggaaatccttagatgaattcctggaagaatttctcatagaatcaaaaattactggatgaatcttaACCTTTGaggacgcgcgtcctgaagggttaaaaaagGAATCCCATTAttagaaatttatgcagaaaactacacagaaattcctggtgttaacttatcaaaaattcctgaggaatctcaaaaggcattttttgagaaataccaaaaatattttcataaggaTTTCCGTAAGGAATActgttggataaattcctggaggaatcccaataggAACCTTTCGAAAAAAGGATCCCAAGAAATCTCAGcataaaatcctgatggaatcccagtaggaatacctgttagaatcccaatagaaGTCTGGAGTTATCTCTggaaatggacttatccaccgatgaaccgaattcatcgcggtccgagaattttgacactagagcggggccgttccaatcagaattggatgattctgattggaacagaccccgctctagtgtcaaaattctcggaccgcgatgaatttgattcatcggtggataagtctatATTGGATTGgatgattctgattggaacagaccccgctctagtgtcaaaattctcggaccgcgatgaatttgattcatcggtggataagtctatATGACGGTAgaatacattgttgatgacctgCATTATTTCAGTACTTAGTATAATGTTAGTTCAATATTTTCCATGATTTTAAATCACTATTCGAATTTCATGCTCCATAGGTATCTATATTCTTAAATATTAATCAAGTCGATTCTGTTTCAACTAAATATGTCTAACTTATTTAAGAATTCCATTACAAGCCAATTTTTCAAGCCTACCGATAACTACCgatttttatttagaaaatctaccGATTTCGAAGAAAACCATCTGGCCACCCTgcctggcattaaaaagaagaattgaccattctggtccgttttggccagcggagtgaccaccggaaaaaatcgcattgagggacttccatgtttttgcaacaaagatgggcattcgacggctataacttcatgattgtgtactattttgactattctggtctgctttgACTCCGATGGCCACCTGGAGAAACATACTAGGGaactcctatgtttatttttaaacgctcatattatctagatttatcaccagaagcagtctttcgatggctcaattttcatgcttcgacacgcgacatattatctttatgctcagtcgttattcttattgttcaacaaggttattctgtagtagtggccattcatgttaaaatatactgcgattcttgtagtctgatactgcactgtcaatggtaatatggttagttcgagaattgaggatagttttacttcggttcacaaacaaacctttcatcgtatattttggttaacaccacttaacgttttggtcgtctatgttcactgttcttgaaaatcacatcgtttcttttcattatgTTTTTAGATATGTtcacattatttgttagtacttgatatgctttctcctttcttgctggctctattttcttatacttacgtgaagtcagctttttcagaatgaaaagttgtcttagttggtaggagaagggctttcttgaggaagacaaacaatgtttcacttgaatgagggaattatcaagttctgcaatcgaggaattcagtcacaaatattatccatttagtgagttttatgaacacttcgcaattctttaatttttttaataaaattaattcgtctagtagtttcaactggcatactcttaaagttctacggaggattcctttcgagtccgactgacatcaaggtatacaattaataaaatgtgcatgctgcccaggggcagaatttcaaaccaagtatctcatcaatgaagaatacagtctctccaagtttgcagaattctgagctatgagatttttaaaatttgcgtgtttactggtgccacttagaggcagaattctgtcacaagtgtcccattttgtgcaagtctaagtcatactgatcaactttgccgaagacaccatcttcctaagttattaggattctgagctatacaatttctaaaatttgcaagttcactagcgccacctaatggcagaattgcgaaacaaggtttccgttttatgtaagtctatgtcatactggtcaattttgctgaagacaccaactttcttagttatcggggggagcgacactagttttgctgagccgaaaaacttcaaaaaaaaagtcgaaaaaaaggtaaacgccgccaagtggcagaattttgaaacaagtgtttatttttatgtaagtttatgtcatactgatcaactttgccgaagacaccatctttctaagttaggattctgagctatgagttttctaaaatttgcatgttcactagcgccgcctagtggcagaattgtgaaacaagtgtttattttttatgtaagtttatgtcatactgatcaactttgccgaagacaccaacttaataagttatcggggggagctacactagttttgccaagccgaaaaattacaaaaaagtaggaaaaagacgaaaaaacggtaaacaccacctagtggcagaattttgaaacatgtgtttttttatgtaagtttatgtcatattgctcaactttgccgaagacatcaactttctaagttattaggattctgagctataagttttctaaagtttgcatgttcactagtgccacctagtggcagaattgcgaaacaagtgttaatttttatgtaagtttatgtcatactgaacaactttgccgaagacaccaacttcgtaagttatcaggattctgagctatgaaatttctaaaatttgcatatttactagcgccgcccagtggaggaattttgaacttcgcaactcatcgtcagtaagttattggcgtacccaacaacttttccgaagacactatcctttcaaattatcagggtcttgagctgtcgcatatcgtaacgtttgcttgacaacctgatatggtttctgtagtgcaattcagcatcaaactgttgatggtccctctagcggccaagttgccaactaatcctatgaaccgaagttctaaatggtagatcttatcaagccctaaaactttgccgaagaactcttaacacacccgagataatattccatacccccaaaaggccgaaaacctataagctcttagtctcctattaagcggattcctatatATTTAAATTTACAATCTTTATCTTCAAAGTTCTCACTGCTAGTCATACATTGtatcaaggaaaaaaaaatatcataatttaaaTGAGCATACTGTAACAAAAAAAACTTTACCTATTGCTTTCAGAATTTGTTTAAAATACCAgagcaaaagttttttttcagaatttgtaagaaaaacttttgaattaccccaaaatataccatcaaaaattccttcagcatttattGTAAAtggcaggatttcctccagcacaAGTGTGTTCTTAAGGAGTTGCACATTCACtgattatttgattatttgaaatttctccttaaaCTTCCACCAGctactcttcaaaaattgtaAGAAGAAATCTACCAGAAATATTCCAAAACAATTTCCCATTATTTCTACAAGCGTCTAATTAAATAAGACGTAGCTTACGTATGTTAAATGATAAAATTAaacaatatcagaaggaatccctctaggtattttcgaaggaaaaaaattccggaggaattttcctGGCGcatttttcggaaatatttctagaccattatttgaagaaattgctggaagaatctccataGGAATCCATGTAAAATCCTaagaagaatttcagtaacaaaaaTTGATTAAGTAATCTCAGTAGATAATACTAGACgagttcctagataaatttctttaagaacccCATAAGGGATACTTAGAGACCTCTgaaaatttttttggaagaatccttacagaaatcacaggaggtagtaaacatttttaaagaacaatttctggcggaatcctagATGAAAaatcccaacagaaattccttgagcaatttggagcaattcttggaaaaatgcgtggaacaatccctggaggaatctggacGAAACTCTAGAtacaattctagaagaattcctgttgaaaactctaaacgaatccccgaaggaatatttccaagaatctttagagcaatcctaaaaggattcctaGCAGGgattattcctctagaaatcctgaagtaatcacAACAATAAATGATTGAGGAATCCCATtaggaatttatgaagatatCTTCACAGAAGCTCTTGGCAAAAACTGACAGATCATTTATTCTTGAAGTTTTTGAATCTGTATTCAAAGATGCATGCCAACTATCTTTTTGGTTCCAAATCTTCATTATTAAGATTTTTTAACATTGTTGATTATCAATCTGGAAAATCGGTAGTTTTCGGTAGGAAATTTGAAAAATCGGTAGTTTCAGGCCTCGCGTCTGTGAAGCGGTAGGCATGTCGAAAATCGGTAGGACTACCGAGAAATCGGTAGGTCTGGCCACCCtgcgcgcagcgaggagttcgtccaacactcataatttcttgttgtgtttctcacgtccactcacactcaaaaagctctcgcgagttccactcccatacaaagaaagactctcgaggcgaaaatcgcactcaaaaacccgaaatatttaatcatcgactcttttttcgttcccctcttcctcgctcagtttttatagcctctctgtttggggttcgttcgctccctcgcgacgaggcaaaagcaaaacaccgctccagagcgtgttgcaaaactcttttgatttcgagtaggattatcaagcctgccagATAGTATTATATGTAAGTTCAatggtttgatgaaaaaaaaaaaaaaaaattgtaacttCGATCAAAACTGGACAGAATTTTGCCAAGGATATGCAAACGTTCTGCAAACAATCCGTCAAAGATCTATCTAAAGAACTTTTTAGTAAAGAAACTACCAAAGATTTCGATAATAATATGGAAAAAATCTAGTGATAAGTTTACTAAAGATCCCAACAGAATTGCAAGTACTTTGAAGCTTAAGAAGATAAGACCACAACAAAACGAAAAAGACGTGTTTCCTTTAGAATAGTTTCAAGTGTTAGGGACATTCTCTATTACTTTGGATTTGTCACACTTCAACCAAACTGGTTCTTT includes:
- the LOC109416125 gene encoding nuclear pore complex protein Nup50; the protein is MAKRGAQSDLNHDNWNAEEEPEEAGKFAQASEDELKKRVIKTARRRVTGADSAGAGSSATSSVFSGFKGFGAVTSTPAAPKSTTDGASPFSFLSNISKPTNGTAAAAATATGGSISSATTSALGASIFAATDPSKKPFSGFGSPPKVATTTTAPVVSAAEKKEDAGKADDYVDSIKALNQSVATWISDKVKENPLCKLTPIFKDYEKYLSEIEANKGKGESKESPAPAAAKSTGFSFGSVSPAAAPAAAPAKTFSFGIGASTAPATGTGFTFANVKPPAPEQKSDDKEEAEADEDEPPKVEFTPVEEKDSLYSKRCKLFVKADGSFSDRGVGTVHIKKVDSKVQVLVRADTNLGNILLNIILNESVPLQRMGKNNVMMICLPTPDSKPPPTSVLLRVKTAEEADELFETLKKHKPT